From Chryseobacterium shandongense, the proteins below share one genomic window:
- a CDS encoding DUF4134 domain-containing protein — MKHKCKRYLTTKKLLTAALLLMAVTPMLAQGGATAISNAANDIKDYWDPIKLILKAVGGLVGFIGGLRVYNKWTNGDQDVNKEILGYGGAMIFLIVVPEFVTSFFA, encoded by the coding sequence ATGAAACACAAATGCAAACGTTACCTAACAACGAAAAAATTATTAACTGCGGCACTGCTTCTAATGGCGGTCACGCCCATGCTGGCACAGGGAGGTGCTACGGCCATCTCCAATGCAGCCAATGACATTAAAGACTATTGGGACCCAATCAAGCTGATCTTAAAAGCCGTTGGCGGATTGGTCGGTTTTATCGGCGGTCTTCGGGTCTATAACAAATGGACCAACGGTGATCAGGATGTCAATAAGGAAATCCTGGGTTATGGCGGGGCGATGATCTTCCTCATCGTTGTTCCTGAATTTGTAACCTCTTTTTTCGCATAA
- a CDS encoding DUF4133 domain-containing protein — MGFYLYKGLKKPLVFFGLKGKYIIYAVGVIGAGVLAALVLSKFGLLGSLLGLAATAGGVYLIFRRQDKYGLYDKTKNFDQIFIFPKRMNNNKIFKNGSSKKTNL, encoded by the coding sequence ATGGGATTTTACCTCTACAAGGGGCTGAAAAAGCCTCTTGTATTCTTCGGACTAAAAGGAAAGTATATCATCTATGCAGTAGGCGTTATCGGCGCAGGCGTCTTAGCGGCTCTGGTCCTGTCCAAATTCGGATTGCTGGGTTCACTGCTGGGACTGGCCGCTACGGCCGGAGGTGTTTACCTGATCTTCAGAAGGCAGGATAAATACGGACTATACGACAAGACCAAAAACTTTGATCAGATCTTCATTTTTCCAAAAAGAATGAACAACAATAAAATTTTTAAAAATGGCAGCAGCAAAAAAACAAACCTTTGA
- the dinB gene encoding DNA polymerase IV gives MKRAIAHMDLDTFFVSCERLKNSDLVGKPLIIGGGDRGVVASCSYETRYFGVRSAMPIKMALRLCPEAKVIRGDMEMYSNMSHTVTEVIQEKVPILEKASIDEFYLDLSGMDKFFGCYQWTTEIAEAVRKNTGLPISFALSTNKTVSKIGTGESKPIGKLEIPEQNIRPFLNPLSVKKIPMVGNVTFQLLSRLGVRNIQTLSEMPVDVLHQLIGKNGQELWKKANGIDETPVVPYSDRKSISKENTFSQDTIDINGIKSILSGMVEQLCFQLRQEKWLTSTVVVKIRYSNFDTETKQYRIPYTSSDHTLLKYALELFEKVYNRRMRIRLIGVKFTGLVHGCHQMNLFEDTEELISLYQTMDKIKMRFGATSVGRASGLLNQ, from the coding sequence ATGAAACGGGCAATAGCACATATGGATTTGGATACCTTTTTCGTCTCCTGTGAGAGACTGAAAAACTCCGACCTTGTTGGAAAGCCGCTTATCATTGGTGGCGGGGACAGAGGCGTGGTAGCATCCTGCTCTTATGAGACACGGTATTTTGGGGTACGAAGTGCAATGCCGATAAAGATGGCTTTACGGCTTTGCCCGGAGGCAAAGGTAATCCGGGGAGATATGGAAATGTACTCCAATATGTCTCATACGGTCACTGAAGTCATACAGGAAAAAGTTCCAATTCTTGAAAAGGCAAGTATTGATGAATTCTACCTTGATCTTTCCGGAATGGATAAATTTTTCGGTTGCTATCAATGGACCACGGAAATTGCAGAGGCTGTCAGAAAAAATACCGGTCTGCCCATCAGCTTTGCTTTATCCACCAATAAAACCGTTTCAAAAATCGGGACCGGGGAATCTAAGCCCATCGGAAAACTTGAAATTCCCGAACAGAATATAAGACCTTTTCTGAACCCGCTCTCAGTTAAGAAAATTCCGATGGTTGGCAATGTGACCTTTCAATTGTTGTCCAGGCTGGGCGTAAGAAATATCCAAACGCTGTCAGAGATGCCTGTTGATGTCCTGCATCAGCTGATCGGAAAGAACGGACAGGAACTCTGGAAAAAAGCCAATGGTATTGATGAAACGCCTGTTGTCCCTTATTCTGACAGGAAATCTATCTCCAAGGAAAATACATTTTCACAGGATACCATCGATATCAATGGCATAAAGAGCATACTGTCAGGAATGGTGGAACAGTTATGCTTCCAGCTCCGTCAGGAGAAGTGGCTGACTTCTACCGTTGTGGTAAAAATTCGGTACTCCAACTTCGATACGGAGACCAAGCAATACAGGATTCCTTACACTTCATCCGACCATACGCTGCTCAAATACGCATTAGAATTATTTGAGAAGGTTTATAACCGCAGAATGCGAATCCGACTTATCGGTGTAAAGTTCACCGGTCTGGTACACGGATGCCACCAGATGAATCTGTTTGAAGATACGGAAGAGCTTATCAGTCTTTATCAAACGATGGATAAAATTAAAATGAGGTTCGGAGCGACAAGTGTCGGACGGGCTTCCGGACTTTTAAACCAATAA
- a CDS encoding DEAD/DEAH box helicase, with the protein MNNELIASKLKRLDADATIQNYFAQANARYILLNTEENKENYPPYTINDDQLNLLALQYLHLGCNYAENEALSNASVPLEKGASLLEVIHGAKTNRKTVSDYYGLVASLAYYVAFEYSKAFILIKKFEANTIIASMLGLFLQRNFIQLNDLLYSMLMESKYRDDKVAENSEEEGNQKIYEITIAKSLNGFIQFYTSGNQQALENSRFLLRNLKKIAELEEDAGIWWIIRLLLLISNGFNEAAIWNVLAKYFNIENIQVKNYLRSLVYLQPRGHYELFITQRAALDQVINSECGCVVSIPTSSGKTRIAEIAILHSIQSNPDGKILYVAPFRSLAFEIENSLEKVFQSSGIVVSHLYGGSLFSKLDELSIMEAQVIIATPEKAKALFRANNDIINNVTLTILDEGHLLGEDKRLVMNEIFYEELRFHMKQNKGRFLLLSAVLPNAEDLAQWLTDNNEAIFKNGWRPSDERLGILEWRNNNVSLNWESQDHERSSFNPYFITSEEVSRYKYRGEERIRYFPSDKNEAVATTAYKLRTFGPLLIFVGLKDSVFVMAEAYLKAMDDGGNDYQWKNKSLWRIFQLACAETYGPDNKWLQYAKMGILCHNAALHSDVRLPLERIMREEKALVIISTSTLGQGVNLGVSTVIFSTLYQAGSPVRARDFWNIAGRAGRAFVDHEGKILVAIDTNNKSQKSRLNLFNSVRKNYFNKEKIDYAESGILSLISTLKTYADNIGVDFSLLIELITENNISAIGEEADAIDEILDWVDDTLLSLLLIHNPEGDISISWVEDFFSKSLAYIQISSKKNISHKEFLDFIEARTIGIVAKVSNNRNKWRSIVGSGIPLNSDLIIEDNMDQLISNVDEYLLTEGTFENLLELLESIETTIEDLPVLNERGQYLKYPNVAQIRRLWLGGDDAYKIFHIEKGAEIVTDVYSFSLPWILNGIARKFKSRDLDIQATVLEELSLFVEVGLPSIIKVKIYQAGIRSRSAANELGDFCVGFSGDEPVSTIKRTLIANIDSYSLFVSETTEEWLEMLRKASMQDRLKIDRVSSFEFGDTHEKTQTLIAQIIDGKKYLISPDFEFVHEGWGNVDFMPALNKSGVVFKYDENDNLWYMESLNPYIEIIDND; encoded by the coding sequence ATGAATAATGAACTAATCGCTAGTAAATTAAAAAGATTGGATGCTGATGCTACTATACAAAATTATTTTGCACAGGCCAATGCAAGGTATATTTTGCTTAATACAGAGGAAAATAAGGAAAATTACCCACCATATACAATTAATGATGACCAACTCAATTTATTAGCCCTACAATATTTGCATTTAGGGTGTAACTATGCTGAAAATGAAGCTTTGTCTAACGCTAGTGTTCCTCTAGAAAAGGGTGCTTCATTACTGGAAGTTATTCATGGTGCAAAGACAAATAGAAAAACTGTTAGTGATTACTATGGTCTGGTAGCATCATTAGCATATTATGTAGCATTTGAATATTCCAAAGCATTTATACTGATTAAGAAATTTGAAGCGAATACAATTATAGCTTCAATGTTAGGGCTTTTTTTACAACGTAACTTTATACAACTTAATGATCTGTTGTATTCTATGCTAATGGAGAGCAAATACCGTGATGATAAGGTTGCCGAGAATAGTGAAGAGGAAGGTAATCAAAAAATTTATGAGATTACTATCGCAAAATCTTTAAATGGCTTTATTCAATTCTATACTTCTGGAAATCAACAAGCTTTAGAAAATTCCAGATTTTTACTTAGGAATCTAAAGAAAATTGCAGAACTAGAGGAAGACGCTGGCATATGGTGGATAATAAGATTATTACTCTTAATTTCAAACGGCTTTAATGAAGCTGCAATATGGAATGTGCTTGCTAAATACTTTAATATCGAAAATATTCAAGTTAAAAATTATTTGCGATCGCTTGTTTATTTGCAACCGAGAGGACATTATGAACTATTTATTACCCAGCGTGCGGCGTTAGATCAAGTTATAAATAGTGAGTGTGGGTGTGTTGTTAGTATACCAACTAGCAGTGGAAAAACTAGGATTGCAGAAATAGCAATTTTACATTCTATACAATCTAATCCGGATGGAAAAATTTTATACGTTGCTCCATTTAGATCTTTAGCATTTGAAATAGAGAATAGTTTAGAAAAAGTTTTTCAAAGCTCTGGCATAGTGGTATCACACCTTTATGGAGGAAGCTTATTTAGCAAACTTGATGAGTTAAGTATCATGGAAGCTCAGGTAATCATTGCTACTCCTGAAAAAGCGAAAGCTTTGTTCAGGGCAAATAACGATATCATAAATAATGTCACATTGACTATTTTAGATGAAGGCCATCTTCTGGGAGAAGATAAAAGATTAGTAATGAATGAGATTTTCTATGAAGAACTTCGATTTCACATGAAGCAAAATAAAGGTAGATTTCTTTTACTATCTGCCGTTTTACCAAACGCTGAAGATCTTGCACAATGGCTGACTGATAACAATGAAGCCATATTTAAAAATGGTTGGAGGCCTTCAGATGAGCGCTTAGGAATACTAGAATGGCGAAACAATAATGTAAGTTTAAACTGGGAAAGTCAGGATCATGAGAGAAGTTCGTTTAATCCGTATTTTATTACTTCAGAAGAAGTTTCAAGATATAAATATCGTGGTGAAGAACGAATAAGATATTTTCCGAGTGATAAAAATGAAGCAGTGGCAACAACTGCGTACAAATTAAGAACATTTGGTCCGCTACTTATTTTTGTTGGTTTGAAAGATTCTGTTTTTGTGATGGCTGAGGCCTACTTAAAGGCTATGGATGATGGCGGGAATGATTATCAATGGAAAAATAAATCGCTATGGAGAATATTTCAGTTAGCATGTGCTGAAACATATGGTCCTGATAATAAGTGGCTGCAGTATGCAAAAATGGGTATCTTATGTCATAATGCAGCATTACATAGTGATGTTCGCCTTCCATTAGAGCGGATTATGAGAGAGGAGAAAGCATTGGTAATTATTTCAACTTCGACCTTAGGTCAAGGTGTAAATTTAGGAGTCTCTACAGTCATTTTTTCAACTCTTTATCAAGCTGGATCTCCAGTCAGGGCTAGAGATTTTTGGAATATTGCGGGAAGAGCTGGACGCGCTTTTGTGGATCATGAAGGTAAGATTTTAGTAGCAATTGATACGAACAACAAAAGTCAAAAATCAAGATTAAATTTATTTAATAGTGTTCGAAAAAACTATTTTAATAAAGAAAAAATTGACTACGCTGAAAGCGGAATACTCTCTTTAATAAGTACTTTGAAAACTTATGCAGACAATATTGGTGTAGATTTTAGTCTTCTTATAGAACTCATAACAGAAAATAATATTTCAGCTATTGGCGAAGAGGCAGACGCAATTGATGAAATTCTAGATTGGGTAGATGACACTCTACTTTCATTACTGTTAATTCACAATCCTGAAGGTGATATTAGTATTTCCTGGGTTGAAGATTTCTTCTCAAAATCGTTGGCATATATTCAAATATCCTCCAAGAAAAATATCTCACATAAAGAATTTCTGGATTTTATTGAGGCAAGAACAATTGGTATTGTAGCAAAAGTGAGTAACAATAGAAACAAATGGAGGTCGATTGTTGGATCTGGTATTCCTCTTAACAGTGATCTAATCATTGAGGATAATATGGATCAGTTAATTTCGAACGTTGACGAATATTTATTAACTGAAGGCACATTTGAAAATTTATTAGAATTGCTGGAATCTATTGAAACAACTATTGAAGATTTACCTGTTTTAAATGAAAGAGGACAGTATTTAAAATATCCTAACGTTGCTCAAATAAGAAGATTATGGTTAGGCGGGGATGATGCTTATAAAATTTTCCATATAGAGAAAGGAGCTGAAATTGTAACTGATGTTTACTCATTCTCATTGCCATGGATTCTAAATGGAATAGCAAGAAAGTTTAAAAGCAGAGATTTGGATATACAGGCTACAGTATTAGAGGAATTATCTTTATTTGTGGAAGTTGGCTTACCCTCGATCATAAAAGTCAAAATTTACCAAGCGGGTATAAGGTCTAGATCAGCTGCAAATGAATTGGGGGATTTTTGTGTGGGTTTTTCTGGTGATGAACCGGTTTCAACAATAAAAAGAACCTTAATTGCCAATATTGATAGTTACTCATTATTTGTCAGCGAGACTACTGAAGAGTGGCTAGAAATGCTTAGAAAGGCATCAATGCAAGATCGATTAAAAATAGATAGAGTTTCATCTTTTGAGTTTGGAGATACTCATGAAAAAACCCAAACTTTAATTGCTCAAATTATCGACGGTAAAAAATATCTTATTAGCCCTGACTTTGAATTTGTACATGAAGGATGGGGTAATGTTGATTTCATGCCTGCATTGAATAAATCTGGAGTGGTTTTTAAATATGATGAAAACGATAATTTGTGGTATATGGAAAGTTTAAACCCATACATTGAAATAATTGATAATGATTAA
- a CDS encoding XRE family transcriptional regulator → MSQQSIAGNLGISRVRYAKYEDGRSEPPFDVLLNISKYFSISIDLMLTLDLRKYPLEDIIKLPDNRIVLPILVDEAGENKIEIVPHKASMGYLEGYNDPGYIESLQYMSLPFLRNGKYRAFPAEGDSMPPFKDGTYIIGEFVEKLSELKVDKTYLIITQSGLVYKTIEKINHNSIIVSSKNIFYENYEIPFSEIVEVWKFVKALTDEYELIDLTDSVIKDMFLSLKNDMKKMREELKKKY, encoded by the coding sequence TTGTCCCAGCAAAGTATTGCAGGCAATTTGGGGATAAGCAGGGTCCGTTATGCCAAATATGAAGACGGCCGATCCGAACCTCCGTTCGATGTTCTTCTTAACATCTCAAAATATTTTAGCATCAGCATCGACCTGATGCTGACTTTGGATCTGAGAAAATATCCTTTGGAAGATATTATCAAACTGCCGGATAACAGGATTGTTCTTCCAATACTGGTCGATGAAGCCGGTGAAAATAAAATTGAAATTGTCCCCCACAAAGCGTCAATGGGTTATCTTGAGGGATATAATGACCCGGGATATATTGAAAGCCTGCAGTATATGTCATTGCCTTTTCTGAGAAACGGGAAATACAGGGCTTTTCCAGCAGAAGGTGATTCGATGCCGCCATTTAAAGATGGCACCTATATCATTGGTGAATTTGTTGAGAAATTATCTGAACTCAAGGTAGATAAAACCTATCTGATTATTACACAAAGTGGGCTGGTTTATAAAACTATCGAAAAGATTAATCATAATTCGATTATTGTTAGTTCGAAGAACATTTTTTATGAAAATTATGAGATTCCTTTCAGTGAGATTGTTGAAGTCTGGAAGTTCGTAAAAGCCCTTACAGATGAATACGAACTAATTGATCTGACGGATAGTGTAATCAAAGATATGTTTTTGTCTTTGAAAAATGATATGAAGAAAATGCGGGAGGAGTTAAAGAAAAAATATTAG
- a CDS encoding relaxase/mobilization nuclease domain-containing protein, with product MKPAGTNFPGVDYNDKKIDKGKGELMLMKNFPSFINENSNKQQVRDYLKAISKSNKVQKPQFHAVISTKFQEHSKEDLTGISADFMAQMGYGQQPYIAVFHKDTENNHIHIVSTRVDKQTGKKIDDSYEKLKAQKALAQVMEKRYGINEEGKINQLLNYKIGSFQQLKTLLNRNGYQLIENTNDGKSITISKNGIVQRRISADQIVFSNMESEKRIRQIRAIFSKYRQLYSNKVFRIDDYRKQEAMLPEGKHKDYWKPEIEFESELQKKLRDSFGVDIVFHHKDNQMPFGYTLIDHRTATVHKGSEIMKMGELFEFTSAVMDKRFFEQLKDYGIPNAETRMVMLKYLNESYQGNEVNDFMLFENKKLKNRETFNAIRSDVKEYLKSQGGEDVILVRSDEGKYYAIHSRLQFVGELQSLIGEKQYQQFLNPEPKNEKLPENSTGQELKQAVNEMLFEWMKSSGTAKDPAENELKKRKKKR from the coding sequence ATGAAACCAGCGGGAACCAATTTCCCGGGAGTAGACTACAACGACAAAAAGATTGACAAGGGAAAGGGAGAACTGATGCTGATGAAGAATTTTCCGTCATTTATTAATGAAAACAGCAATAAGCAGCAAGTAAGGGATTATCTGAAAGCGATATCCAAAAGCAATAAGGTACAAAAGCCACAATTCCATGCCGTGATCTCTACCAAATTCCAGGAGCACAGCAAGGAAGACCTTACAGGGATCAGCGCAGATTTTATGGCACAAATGGGATACGGACAACAGCCCTACATTGCAGTTTTCCACAAGGATACCGAAAATAATCACATCCATATTGTTTCCACAAGGGTGGATAAACAAACCGGGAAAAAGATTGATGACAGCTACGAAAAGCTAAAGGCGCAAAAAGCTTTGGCCCAGGTGATGGAAAAACGCTACGGCATAAATGAGGAGGGAAAAATAAATCAACTTTTAAACTACAAAATTGGCTCTTTTCAGCAGCTGAAAACTTTGCTCAACAGAAATGGTTACCAATTGATCGAAAACACAAATGATGGAAAATCCATTACCATTTCAAAGAACGGCATTGTACAGCGAAGAATCTCAGCAGATCAGATTGTTTTCAGCAATATGGAAAGCGAGAAACGGATCAGGCAGATCAGGGCCATTTTTTCAAAATACAGGCAGCTCTATTCCAACAAAGTGTTTAGAATAGATGATTACAGAAAACAGGAGGCGATGCTCCCTGAGGGAAAGCACAAAGATTATTGGAAACCGGAAATTGAGTTTGAAAGCGAGCTTCAGAAAAAACTGAGAGACTCTTTCGGCGTCGACATCGTATTTCATCATAAGGATAATCAAATGCCTTTCGGATACACTTTGATCGATCACAGGACCGCAACAGTCCATAAAGGCAGTGAGATCATGAAGATGGGGGAATTGTTTGAATTCACCTCTGCAGTAATGGATAAAAGGTTTTTTGAGCAGTTGAAAGATTATGGCATTCCCAATGCGGAAACCAGGATGGTGATGCTGAAATATCTGAATGAAAGTTACCAGGGTAATGAAGTGAATGACTTTATGCTGTTTGAGAATAAAAAGTTGAAAAACAGGGAAACATTCAATGCCATCAGAAGTGATGTGAAAGAATATCTTAAAAGTCAGGGTGGAGAGGATGTAATCCTTGTAAGATCTGACGAAGGAAAATATTACGCGATCCATTCCAGGCTTCAGTTCGTTGGTGAGCTGCAATCATTGATCGGTGAAAAGCAATATCAACAGTTTCTAAATCCGGAGCCGAAAAATGAAAAGCTTCCGGAAAACAGTACCGGACAAGAGTTGAAGCAAGCCGTAAACGAAATGCTGTTTGAATGGATGAAATCTTCCGGAACAGCAAAAGACCCGGCCGAGAACGAATTAAAAAAGCGAAAGAAAAAGCGATAA
- a CDS encoding ParA family protein: MIVTFGTQKGGTGKTTLAIAFANYISGVSERKVNVFDFDFQKSFYHKWIEDEESELPKLYEVRIIGEDNEQPFSDFEHLIEMKESEDINVFDLAGTLDARYSDLLIYSDFIVIPFEYSNVSAKSTLVFINFLGLLESQAERVFIRSKYDKGYKYQNQEGMDAEISKYGILLKSPVFKRNCLQTIDTRKLTYEQKYAVKHPFNELIDHINHILEINI; encoded by the coding sequence ATGATTGTCACATTCGGAACCCAAAAAGGAGGAACAGGTAAAACTACGCTTGCGATTGCTTTTGCCAATTATATTTCGGGAGTATCCGAAAGAAAGGTCAACGTGTTCGATTTTGATTTTCAGAAATCCTTTTATCACAAATGGATCGAAGATGAAGAATCAGAACTGCCGAAACTATACGAGGTCAGGATTATTGGTGAGGACAATGAACAGCCTTTCTCCGATTTTGAACACCTGATCGAAATGAAAGAAAGTGAAGACATCAACGTTTTTGACCTTGCCGGAACGCTGGATGCCAGATATAGTGACCTGCTGATCTACAGTGATTTTATTGTGATTCCTTTTGAATATTCCAATGTTTCCGCCAAATCGACTTTGGTTTTTATCAATTTTTTAGGATTGCTGGAAAGTCAGGCGGAGCGAGTTTTTATCCGGTCCAAATATGATAAAGGCTACAAATACCAAAACCAGGAGGGAATGGATGCCGAGATCAGTAAATACGGCATCCTGCTGAAAAGCCCTGTATTCAAAAGGAATTGTCTTCAGACCATTGATACGAGAAAACTGACCTATGAACAGAAATATGCGGTCAAACATCCTTTCAATGAACTGATCGATCACATCAACCATATACTTGAAATTAACATATAA
- a CDS encoding Hachiman antiphage defense system protein HamA — protein sequence MFSQDEILGSHPIAPSFFEKWFHSDNIKRTKNRCHRALSSKLASNDSELISWLANKIIEHHYSPSKLRRLRRMYKNIGFPAYANQHRQIPSADRTMKGNATEIILIEYILGCNSDRTLIKCFKFHYNPNVNQSMKGDDALIIDVINSELGKEEIKVFLGEAKFRSKPDKAVVSELSNAISKDKLPLSYTFLLDRLYDNDHTVNLAEFLEKFILDEIKSKGNMKYAGLLLSNDKTSDFIEKNYTNDNPDAVIISVGIDDPKSLIYNAFYEANAIINNPTAI from the coding sequence ATGTTTTCTCAAGACGAAATTTTAGGATCTCATCCTATAGCACCAAGCTTTTTTGAAAAATGGTTTCATAGCGACAACATAAAGCGTACTAAAAATCGTTGTCATAGAGCACTTTCAAGTAAACTCGCATCGAATGATTCCGAACTTATCTCCTGGCTTGCTAATAAAATAATTGAACATCACTACAGTCCATCTAAATTGAGACGACTAAGGAGAATGTATAAAAACATTGGTTTTCCAGCTTATGCTAATCAGCATAGACAGATTCCGAGTGCAGACCGAACCATGAAAGGAAACGCTACCGAAATAATTTTGATTGAATACATTTTAGGTTGTAATTCAGATCGAACTCTTATAAAATGTTTTAAATTTCATTATAATCCAAACGTCAACCAATCAATGAAAGGTGATGATGCACTGATAATTGATGTAATTAATAGTGAACTTGGAAAAGAGGAAATAAAGGTTTTCCTTGGAGAAGCCAAATTTAGGAGTAAACCGGATAAGGCGGTGGTTTCCGAACTGAGTAATGCAATAAGCAAAGACAAGTTACCACTATCTTACACTTTTTTATTGGACCGCCTTTATGATAATGATCATACAGTTAATTTAGCAGAGTTTTTGGAGAAATTCATTTTAGACGAAATAAAGTCAAAAGGTAATATGAAATATGCCGGGCTACTACTTAGCAATGACAAAACATCTGATTTTATAGAAAAAAATTATACAAATGATAATCCTGATGCAGTTATAATTTCAGTAGGTATTGATGATCCAAAGTCATTAATTTATAATGCTTTTTATGAAGCCAATGCAATAATCAATAATCCAACTGCTATATGA